The following proteins are encoded in a genomic region of Bosea beijingensis:
- a CDS encoding CsbD family protein — MDWNRVEGNWKQLKGKVKEQWGKLTDDDLDVIAGKRDQLEGKIQERYGLAKDKATSDVDAWYGRQTWQ, encoded by the coding sequence ATGGACTGGAACCGCGTCGAAGGAAACTGGAAACAGCTCAAGGGCAAGGTGAAGGAGCAGTGGGGCAAGCTGACCGATGACGATCTCGACGTCATCGCCGGCAAGCGCGATCAGCTCGAAGGCAAGATTCAGGAGCGCTATGGCCTCGCCAAGGATAAGGCGACCAGCGATGTCGACGCCTGGTACGGCCGCCAGACCTGGCAGTGA
- a CDS encoding SDR family NAD(P)-dependent oxidoreductase, whose product MFEDLSGKSALVTGASGGLGLHFAKLLARHGAEVTLAARRQSALDQAGAEIAAAGGNAKHLVLDVADAASIAKALAGRHFDILINNAGVSGAGPAADLSEADWDAVLDTNLKGVFLVAQAVARGMREAGRGGSIVNIASILGHRVAGGVSAYAASKAGVIQLTKALALEWARDRLRVNALCPGYIETDINRDFFATEAGLNLIRRIPQRRLGQPEELDGALLLLASSAGSYITGSTIEVDGGHLVSSL is encoded by the coding sequence ATGTTCGAGGATCTTTCGGGGAAGAGCGCTCTGGTGACGGGAGCCTCTGGCGGGCTGGGGTTGCATTTCGCCAAGCTCCTCGCGCGCCATGGCGCCGAGGTCACGCTCGCAGCCCGCCGGCAATCTGCATTGGATCAGGCCGGCGCAGAGATCGCCGCAGCCGGCGGTAACGCAAAGCATCTGGTGTTGGACGTGGCTGACGCCGCCTCGATCGCGAAAGCTCTTGCCGGACGGCATTTCGACATCCTGATCAACAATGCCGGTGTCAGCGGCGCCGGGCCGGCCGCCGATCTTTCCGAAGCGGATTGGGATGCGGTGCTCGACACCAATCTCAAGGGCGTCTTCCTCGTCGCCCAGGCCGTAGCGCGCGGCATGCGCGAAGCCGGCCGAGGCGGAAGCATCGTCAACATCGCCTCGATCCTCGGCCATCGCGTCGCCGGTGGCGTCAGCGCCTATGCGGCCTCGAAGGCGGGCGTGATCCAGTTGACCAAGGCGCTCGCGCTCGAATGGGCGCGAGACCGCCTCCGCGTCAACGCGCTCTGCCCCGGCTATATCGAGACCGACATCAACCGCGATTTCTTCGCGACCGAAGCCGGCTTGAACCTGATCAGGCGCATCCCGCAGCGAAGGCTCGGCCAACCGGAGGAACTGGACGGCGCCTTGCTGCTGCTTGCATCGAGCGCCGGCAGCTACATCACCGGCTCCACCATCGAGGTCGATGGCGGCCACCTCGTTTCGTCCTTGTGA
- a CDS encoding acyl-CoA dehydrogenase family protein, with the protein MDFEISPRIEDYRERIAVFVEREILPLEADRASYDAHGNIALPLLDTVRAKARAAGLWCLQLKPETGGVGLGKMGMAVCYEEMNRSIFGPVVFNSAAPDDGNMMVLEALGTPEQKERWLKPIVEGRVRSAFAMTEPHPGGGSDPSMIQTRAERRGDTYVVSGRKWFITGAEEAKHFILVARTSDDPRNGLTAFLFHADQPGWRILRRIEIMGPEEHGGHCEIEFDGLEIPVENVLAGEGKGMKVTQVRLGPARLTHCMRWLGLSKRCIEIAQAYAAERYGFGQRLADRESIQLKLGDLAMRIEIGRLLVMKAAWELDRGGFARKEVSMAKVQVANVLHDAADVAIQVNGARGYSKDTVLEWIYRYARQARLVDGADEVHKMVLNRFLTQEGRDFWHWPVAGQAQG; encoded by the coding sequence ATGGATTTCGAGATTTCCCCCCGCATCGAGGATTATCGCGAGCGGATCGCCGTCTTCGTCGAACGCGAGATCCTGCCGCTCGAAGCGGACCGGGCCTCTTACGACGCTCACGGCAATATCGCGCTGCCCCTGCTCGATACCGTCAGGGCCAAGGCGCGTGCCGCGGGGCTCTGGTGCCTGCAGCTCAAGCCGGAGACAGGCGGCGTTGGCCTCGGCAAGATGGGCATGGCGGTTTGCTACGAGGAGATGAACCGCTCGATCTTCGGGCCGGTCGTCTTCAACTCGGCCGCGCCTGACGACGGCAACATGATGGTGCTGGAGGCGCTCGGCACGCCCGAGCAGAAGGAGCGCTGGCTGAAGCCGATCGTCGAAGGCAGGGTCCGCTCCGCCTTCGCCATGACCGAGCCGCATCCGGGCGGCGGTTCCGATCCCTCGATGATCCAGACCAGGGCCGAGCGTCGCGGCGACACGTATGTCGTCAGCGGCCGCAAATGGTTCATCACTGGTGCGGAGGAGGCGAAGCACTTCATCCTGGTCGCCCGCACCTCGGACGATCCGCGCAACGGCCTCACCGCCTTCCTCTTCCATGCCGACCAGCCGGGCTGGCGCATCCTCCGCCGCATCGAGATCATGGGGCCGGAGGAGCATGGCGGCCATTGCGAGATCGAGTTCGACGGCTTGGAAATCCCCGTCGAGAACGTGCTGGCAGGCGAAGGCAAGGGCATGAAGGTGACGCAGGTCCGTCTCGGGCCGGCGCGTCTGACCCATTGCATGCGCTGGCTTGGTCTCTCGAAGCGCTGCATCGAGATCGCACAGGCCTATGCCGCCGAGCGCTACGGCTTCGGCCAGCGCCTCGCCGATCGCGAGAGCATCCAGCTCAAGCTCGGTGACCTCGCCATGCGCATCGAGATCGGCCGCCTCTTGGTGATGAAGGCGGCCTGGGAGCTCGATCGCGGTGGCTTCGCCCGCAAGGAAGTCTCGATGGCCAAGGTCCAGGTCGCCAATGTCCTGCACGATGCTGCCGACGTCGCGATCCAGGTCAATGGCGCGCGCGGCTATTCCAAGGACACCGTGCTCGAATGGATCTATCGCTATGCCCGGCAGGCGCGATTGGTCGACGGCGCCGACGAGGTCCACAAGATGGTGCTGAACCGCTTCCTGACGCAGGAGGGCCGGGATTTCTGGCACTGGCCCGTGGCCGGGCAAGCGCAGGGCTGA
- a CDS encoding phosphotransferase family protein: protein MAAPALAAIDFDPAALTNLLRAQFGTGELVLERIGGGQSNPTYFVDWGARRLVLRKQPSGPILRGAHAIDREFRVLEALSQTNVPVPRAVLFHADPEPLGTPFYLMERLEGRVFHDCALPGLEPAERRGLYLGMAEALAKLHAVRPDEVGLGDFGRPGNYFERQIARWTRQLRESSGEPIPDLDAVAGWLPAHLPADDGHVSIAHGDFRLGNLLFHPEKPEVIGILDWELSTLGHPLADLGYCAMPWHTAPDEYGGILGLDRAALGIPTEAEFLAHYHVHAVPTAPLLRFHRVFALFRFAVIFVGIADRVRSGTAAAANAAEVAPLARRFALRAREAMEGPDRLG, encoded by the coding sequence ATGGCAGCGCCCGCGCTCGCCGCTATCGATTTCGATCCGGCCGCCCTGACAAACCTTCTGCGTGCGCAGTTCGGCACCGGCGAACTCGTGCTCGAACGCATCGGCGGCGGCCAGTCCAACCCGACCTATTTCGTCGATTGGGGAGCGCGCCGCCTCGTCCTGCGCAAGCAGCCCAGCGGTCCGATCCTGCGCGGCGCCCATGCGATCGACCGCGAGTTTCGGGTGCTTGAGGCATTGTCACAGACGAATGTGCCGGTGCCGCGCGCGGTGCTCTTTCACGCCGATCCCGAGCCACTCGGCACGCCCTTCTACCTGATGGAGCGATTGGAGGGCCGCGTCTTCCACGATTGCGCCTTGCCGGGCCTGGAGCCGGCCGAGCGGCGAGGCCTCTATCTCGGCATGGCCGAGGCGCTGGCGAAGCTCCATGCGGTGCGGCCTGATGAGGTCGGCCTCGGCGATTTCGGCCGGCCGGGCAATTATTTCGAGCGCCAGATCGCGCGCTGGACCAGGCAGCTCCGGGAATCGTCCGGCGAACCGATCCCGGATCTGGACGCCGTTGCCGGCTGGCTGCCGGCGCATCTGCCTGCGGACGACGGCCATGTCTCGATCGCCCATGGCGATTTCCGGCTCGGCAACCTGCTGTTCCATCCCGAAAAGCCCGAGGTGATCGGCATTCTCGACTGGGAATTGTCGACGCTCGGCCATCCGCTCGCCGATCTCGGCTATTGCGCCATGCCCTGGCATACGGCGCCGGACGAATATGGCGGCATCCTCGGGCTCGACCGTGCCGCGCTGGGTATCCCGACCGAGGCCGAGTTCCTCGCGCATTACCATGTCCATGCCGTGCCGACGGCGCCGCTCCTGCGCTTCCATCGCGTCTTCGCGCTGTTTCGCTTCGCGGTGATCTTCGTCGGCATCGCCGACCGGGTTCGCTCAGGGACGGCTGCCGCGGCCAATGCGGCCGAGGTCGCGCCCCTGGCTCGGCGCTTCGCCTTACGGGCGCGTGAGGCGATGGAGGGGCCTGATCGCCTCGGTTGA
- a CDS encoding ABC transporter substrate-binding protein, whose amino-acid sequence MPAPLWLARLSSAVLFGASVLFAGAASAETIEVTDLAGRVVNVTRDPQKIVLSEGRQLYTLAMLDREDPFKRVVGWGNDLIENDPGAWQKYLAKFPKAKDVANMGNPYAADVSMEKIASLGTEVYILDLSNYFKAQETGLLAKLEKAGITTVFVDFRQDPTQNVLPSVQLLGRILGREKEANAFADYYMRQTRSIYARVGAIPDKQKPMVFVERAAGLLPCCATFGPFNFGRFIEESGGRNWGSQFFTAFQAQAAQEKVLADNPDIYFLTGANWYGSNPGSNAVALGYDATPEQVQKQLVALMNRPGFQQLKAVQGKKVMAFYHQFYDMPYYFIAELAMAKEFYPDRFKDVDPEAVFKEFHEKFLPIPYSGVFWAKLQ is encoded by the coding sequence ATGCCCGCTCCCCTTTGGCTTGCCCGTCTGTCTTCCGCTGTCCTGTTCGGCGCGTCCGTGCTGTTTGCAGGCGCTGCCTCCGCCGAGACGATCGAGGTCACCGATCTCGCCGGCCGTGTCGTCAACGTCACGCGCGATCCCCAGAAGATCGTGCTCAGCGAGGGCCGCCAGCTCTATACGCTGGCGATGCTGGATCGCGAGGACCCGTTCAAGCGCGTCGTCGGCTGGGGCAACGATCTGATCGAGAACGATCCGGGCGCCTGGCAGAAATACCTCGCCAAGTTCCCGAAGGCCAAGGATGTCGCGAACATGGGCAACCCCTATGCCGCCGATGTCAGCATGGAGAAGATCGCCTCGCTCGGCACCGAGGTCTACATCCTCGACCTCTCCAACTACTTCAAGGCGCAGGAGACGGGCCTGCTCGCCAAGCTCGAGAAGGCTGGCATCACCACCGTCTTCGTCGATTTCCGCCAGGACCCGACCCAGAACGTGCTGCCGAGCGTGCAGCTTCTCGGCCGCATTCTCGGCCGGGAGAAGGAAGCTAACGCCTTCGCCGACTATTACATGCGCCAGACCCGCAGCATCTATGCCCGCGTCGGCGCGATCCCCGACAAGCAGAAGCCGATGGTCTTCGTCGAGCGCGCCGCCGGCCTGCTGCCCTGCTGCGCCACCTTCGGCCCGTTCAATTTCGGCCGCTTCATCGAGGAATCCGGTGGACGCAACTGGGGCAGCCAGTTCTTCACCGCCTTCCAGGCGCAGGCCGCGCAGGAGAAGGTGCTCGCCGACAACCCGGATATCTATTTCCTCACCGGTGCCAACTGGTACGGCAGCAATCCCGGCAGCAACGCGGTTGCCCTCGGCTATGACGCGACGCCGGAGCAGGTTCAGAAGCAATTGGTGGCGCTGATGAACCGGCCCGGCTTCCAGCAGCTCAAGGCCGTGCAGGGCAAGAAGGTCATGGCCTTCTACCATCAGTTCTACGACATGCCTTATTACTTCATCGCCGAGCTCGCCATGGCGAAGGAGTTCTATCCGGACCGCTTCAAGGACGTCGATCCGGAGGCGGTCTTCAAGGAATTCCACGAGAAATTCCTGCCGATCCCCTATTCCGGCGTGTTCTGGGCCAAGCTCCAGTGA
- a CDS encoding FecCD family ABC transporter permease, translating into MTATATGDYRRRNARRLKLVLLGVVALAVALALDVSIGPGNLPLGDVLRTLVDPQSATPRLSVIVWDLRLPIALMAMAVGAMLGLSGAGMQTILANPLADPFTLGVSAAATVGASVAIVFGWSVIPGAGPYIVTANAFVFALAASLVLFFMTKLRGVSAETMILVGIALLFTCNAVTALLQYRSNEVQLTQIVFWTLGSLARASWEKVGVAALLIALALPFFLMRGWALTALRLGDERAESLGVRVDRLRLEILVATSLLAAVSVSFVGGIGFIGLVGPHIARLLVGEDQRFFLPTATIASAVLLSLASTVSKVITPGVIYPIGIITALIGVPFFISLVMSIRGRGV; encoded by the coding sequence ATGACGGCAACAGCCACCGGGGACTATCGCCGGCGCAACGCGCGCCGGCTGAAGCTCGTCCTCCTCGGCGTCGTCGCACTCGCCGTCGCGCTGGCGCTCGACGTTTCGATCGGCCCCGGCAACCTGCCGCTCGGCGACGTCCTGCGCACCCTGGTCGATCCTCAATCGGCCACGCCCCGCCTTTCCGTCATCGTCTGGGATCTGCGCCTGCCGATCGCGCTGATGGCGATGGCGGTCGGCGCCATGCTGGGGCTCAGCGGCGCCGGCATGCAGACCATTCTCGCCAATCCCTTGGCCGATCCTTTCACGCTCGGCGTCTCCGCCGCCGCGACGGTCGGTGCCTCCGTGGCGATCGTCTTCGGCTGGAGCGTCATCCCCGGCGCCGGCCCCTATATCGTGACGGCCAATGCCTTCGTCTTCGCGCTGGCGGCCTCGCTGGTTTTGTTCTTCATGACCAAGCTGCGCGGCGTCAGTGCCGAGACCATGATTCTGGTCGGCATCGCCCTGCTCTTCACCTGCAACGCCGTTACCGCCCTGCTGCAATACCGCTCCAACGAGGTGCAGCTCACCCAGATCGTGTTCTGGACGCTGGGCAGCCTCGCCCGCGCGAGCTGGGAGAAGGTCGGCGTCGCCGCGCTCCTGATCGCGCTTGCCCTGCCGTTCTTCCTGATGCGCGGCTGGGCGCTGACGGCGCTCCGCCTCGGCGACGAGCGTGCCGAGAGCCTCGGCGTCCGCGTCGACCGCCTGCGGCTGGAAATCCTGGTCGCGACCTCGCTGCTCGCCGCCGTCTCGGTCTCCTTCGTCGGCGGCATCGGCTTCATCGGCCTCGTCGGCCCGCATATCGCGCGGCTGCTGGTCGGCGAGGACCAGCGCTTCTTCCTGCCGACCGCGACGATCGCCAGCGCCGTGCTGCTTTCGCTCGCCTCGACCGTCTCGAAGGTCATCACGCCGGGCGTGATCTATCCGATCGGCATCATCACGGCGCTGATCGGCGTGCCCTTCTTCATCAGCCTGGTGATGTCGATCCGCGGACGGGGAGTCTGA
- a CDS encoding ABC transporter ATP-binding protein — translation MALLIRDLDFRYGTTPVLQGLGTEALPRGELAALVGPNGSGKSTLFRCAAGLLRPERGMVALDGHDLSALSQRERARKVFYLAQDTGARVALSVFDIILLARKSLHRGYALAASPEDTRAVEAVIAELGLSPFASRDIATLSGGQRQLAAIGQALVREPDVLLLDEPTSALDVRRQLDVMATIREATRRRDIVTVVAIHDLSLAARFADRVLVMNSGRIAQAGAPADVLAHEAVSETYAVGVHLERSARGTLLVEPYIQVH, via the coding sequence ATGGCGCTGCTGATCCGCGATCTCGACTTCCGCTATGGCACGACGCCGGTCCTGCAGGGGCTCGGCACGGAGGCCCTGCCACGCGGTGAACTCGCCGCCTTGGTCGGCCCCAACGGCTCCGGCAAGTCGACCCTGTTCCGCTGCGCCGCCGGCCTCTTGCGTCCCGAGCGCGGCATGGTGGCGCTCGACGGGCACGACCTCTCGGCACTCTCCCAGCGCGAGCGTGCCCGCAAGGTCTTCTATCTCGCGCAGGATACCGGCGCGCGCGTCGCGCTTTCGGTCTTCGACATCATCCTGCTCGCCCGCAAGAGCCTGCATCGCGGCTATGCACTGGCGGCCTCGCCCGAGGATACCCGTGCCGTCGAGGCGGTGATCGCGGAGCTCGGCCTTTCGCCTTTCGCCTCGCGCGATATCGCCACGCTTTCCGGCGGCCAGCGCCAGCTTGCGGCGATCGGCCAGGCGCTGGTGCGCGAGCCCGACGTCCTCCTGCTCGACGAACCGACCAGTGCGCTCGACGTGCGCCGCCAGCTCGACGTCATGGCGACGATCCGCGAGGCGACGCGCCGGCGCGACATCGTCACCGTCGTGGCGATCCACGATCTCTCGCTGGCGGCCCGCTTCGCCGACCGGGTGCTGGTGATGAATTCAGGGCGCATCGCGCAAGCGGGTGCCCCTGCGGATGTACTTGCGCATGAGGCGGTCTCGGAGACATATGCGGTCGGCGTGCATCTCGAGCGTTCGGCCCGGGGCACGCTTCTGGTCGAGCCCTATATCCAGGTTCACTGA